One window of the Dehalococcoidia bacterium genome contains the following:
- a CDS encoding hydantoinase B/oxoprolinase family protein — MATNVIDQEIVRARLDGIVREMQAAVLRTGYSTIIRESHDFSAGITDHEGNVVGQHSPLPTHLGAYPDCVKGVLTYYSLDQMKEGDCFLTNHPYFSGCPHPNDMVVVMPVFADNEVIAFCASMGHKVDIGGQSPGSRNAGARDLFGEGLSILPVKFMDQRVLLPEVVQFLKSNTRTPELVLGDLEAQAGALWSIGIKRLADVVRTYGKDAVLDSFKGLGDRTESRARQVISTWLDGSAEAEAFIDDIARPGETIRLHVKAIKKGDQLTLDFSGSGEQSAGPVNARPPFVRGMVHYAAIAMMDSSIPNNYGLGRAIESKFKDGTVICPTFPAPVGFYSMTMPVVEDIIFEALSKISGKPEVAHNSVSGMLVLGATGAEAKRYVQYEIIVSGNGAYNGGDGYTGTGHSWTGGAKYTGVEIIESEFPVEMQQFNLVVDSGGPGKYRGGLALRREYRVKTNAQYSGGTPRTLVPAHGVLGGGNGKAGKVRLNPGTDNERLFEGLVSNVALSAGDVVCMETASAGGSGSPEDRDQAKIVSDLRNGYITAITAEQVYGLSKSDIDAALAIPD, encoded by the coding sequence TTGGCAACTAATGTAATTGATCAAGAAATAGTACGAGCCAGACTTGATGGCATAGTACGCGAAATGCAGGCTGCGGTGCTTCGGACAGGCTATTCAACAATTATTCGAGAATCGCATGATTTCTCTGCTGGAATAACTGACCATGAAGGCAATGTAGTAGGACAGCACTCTCCTTTGCCCACACATTTGGGCGCATACCCTGACTGTGTTAAAGGAGTACTCACCTACTACTCCCTGGATCAAATGAAAGAAGGAGATTGTTTTCTGACTAATCATCCTTATTTTTCAGGGTGCCCGCATCCCAATGACATGGTAGTTGTGATGCCGGTGTTCGCTGATAATGAGGTCATAGCATTCTGCGCAAGCATGGGCCATAAAGTCGATATTGGCGGTCAATCACCTGGCTCTCGAAATGCTGGCGCCCGTGATCTTTTTGGAGAAGGCCTTTCCATCTTGCCCGTCAAATTCATGGATCAGCGCGTATTATTACCTGAAGTGGTCCAATTCCTTAAGTCCAACACACGAACACCTGAATTGGTTTTAGGTGACCTTGAGGCGCAGGCCGGTGCTCTTTGGAGTATAGGAATAAAGCGACTGGCGGACGTGGTCCGTACCTATGGTAAAGACGCGGTCCTTGATTCTTTCAAAGGATTGGGTGATCGAACTGAATCACGAGCGCGCCAGGTAATATCAACTTGGTTAGATGGTAGCGCGGAGGCTGAAGCGTTCATCGATGACATAGCTCGCCCTGGTGAGACCATCCGATTACATGTCAAAGCGATAAAAAAAGGTGACCAGTTAACCTTAGATTTTAGTGGATCAGGAGAGCAATCAGCTGGCCCTGTCAATGCAAGGCCGCCTTTTGTCAGAGGAATGGTTCATTACGCTGCGATCGCAATGATGGATTCTTCAATTCCCAACAATTATGGACTAGGGCGTGCTATAGAATCCAAATTTAAGGACGGCACTGTAATATGTCCAACTTTTCCGGCCCCTGTGGGGTTTTATTCAATGACTATGCCTGTAGTCGAAGACATTATTTTTGAGGCTCTTAGCAAAATTTCCGGGAAACCAGAAGTTGCACATAACAGTGTTTCAGGAATGCTTGTACTTGGAGCGACCGGTGCAGAAGCAAAGCGATATGTTCAGTACGAAATCATTGTTTCAGGAAACGGCGCGTATAACGGTGGAGATGGCTATACCGGAACTGGTCATTCATGGACAGGCGGTGCGAAATATACAGGAGTGGAGATAATTGAATCTGAATTTCCAGTGGAGATGCAGCAATTCAACTTAGTCGTAGATTCAGGCGGTCCAGGCAAGTATAGAGGCGGACTAGCGCTTAGGCGCGAATACCGTGTCAAAACTAATGCCCAGTACTCTGGAGGAACACCAAGAACTCTTGTTCCTGCACATGGCGTTCTCGGCGGAGGCAATGGTAAGGCAGGTAAAGTACGGTTAAACCCTGGTACCGACAACGAGCGTTTATTTGAAGGCCTTGTATCTAACGTTGCCCTCTCCGCGGGCGATGTAGTATGCATGGAGACAGCGTCAGCTGGCGGATCTGGAAGTCCAGAAGATAGAGACCAAGCGAAAATTGTTTCAGATCTACGTAATGGATACATAACTGCTATAACCGCTGAGCAGGTTTATGGCTTAAGTAAGTCGGATATAGATGCAGCTTTAGCGATTCCTGATTAG
- a CDS encoding NAD(P)-dependent oxidoreductase — MKILVTGGLGVNGCWVTRDLLAMGHEPVVFDARPDFTLLRDISSSFHFIQGDITSLEELEIACKENKIDRICHLAAIYPEAADSNPLAGFEINAKSTVNVLEAARRSGCDRVIFTSSIGALSPMTEPHLEPEMKPVDESFAAYPTSSVYGATKVAGELMGIQYKRLFDLDFAALRFAAIYGIGKGVARHGSHNVIWNTLIENAIAGRKTVIPQGGDQRLDFTYSRDVARSVILACLADTFHGHIFHIGSGKEYTMNDFVKGLKSAIPSAEIEVGPGLDPRGFGPSSYFRMDTHRAYEQFGYEAIYDPESAVKDWLEWFERLELPLNQREE, encoded by the coding sequence ATGAAAATACTTGTTACTGGAGGGCTAGGAGTAAATGGATGCTGGGTAACAAGAGATTTGCTTGCAATGGGTCATGAACCTGTCGTATTTGACGCACGTCCTGATTTCACTCTACTTCGCGATATCAGCAGCTCATTTCATTTTATCCAAGGGGACATTACATCTCTTGAAGAGCTTGAAATAGCATGCAAAGAAAACAAGATAGACAGAATTTGCCATTTAGCGGCTATATACCCCGAAGCTGCTGACTCTAACCCTTTGGCTGGTTTCGAAATTAATGCGAAATCTACCGTAAATGTATTAGAAGCAGCACGGAGATCTGGCTGTGATCGGGTAATTTTCACCAGCTCTATTGGTGCACTTTCACCTATGACGGAACCGCATTTAGAGCCCGAGATGAAACCAGTGGATGAGTCCTTTGCTGCCTATCCGACTAGCAGTGTCTACGGAGCTACAAAAGTTGCAGGGGAATTAATGGGGATCCAGTACAAACGCTTATTCGATTTGGATTTCGCTGCGCTTCGCTTTGCCGCGATTTACGGTATAGGGAAAGGCGTTGCTCGACACGGCTCTCATAACGTAATTTGGAATACTCTCATTGAAAATGCAATTGCCGGACGTAAAACAGTGATACCTCAAGGAGGAGATCAAAGGCTGGATTTCACTTATTCAAGGGATGTGGCGAGAAGCGTAATTTTAGCCTGTTTAGCTGACACGTTCCATGGCCATATTTTTCATATTGGTAGTGGCAAAGAATATACAATGAACGATTTTGTTAAAGGCCTTAAATCCGCTATTCCTAGCGCAGAAATAGAAGTCGGTCCCGGCCTTGATCCAAGAGGGTTTGGACCTTCCAGCTATTTCCGCATGGATACGCACCGTGCGTATGAGCAATTTGGATATGAGGCAATTTACGATCCTGAATCCGCAGTAAAAGATTGGCTGGAATGGTTTGAACGCCTGGAGTTACCACTAAATCAGAGGGAGGAATGA
- a CDS encoding zinc-binding dehydrogenase, protein MDKCMAAVFTGAGRPLEIQEFPILPIERGGALVQMQMAAICGTDVHASHLDTTPAPTIFGHENIGILAEISPEIKTDVLGQDLKIGDRVIFRDAPCGRCFQCSMGESCQHSKSYGMLKSTEAPHLRGGFGQYLQLAATPWLLRVPDDLSNERALLSVIGNHTCLNGIERIGGINSADTVVVQGSGPIGLGALNQSLIGGAANVIVIGAPESRLELSTRLGATQTVSLSEYPTPESRVERIKELTQGRGADLVIEASGGLTAFQEGLEMVRFGGRYLVIGQWTDYGLLSANPALLTRKVIRVQGVFSAGPRHIIRSMQSMRSIVNRPVEELITHRYELKGVNEGFEAHEKLEAMVAVILPNGEPAN, encoded by the coding sequence ATGGATAAGTGTATGGCAGCTGTGTTTACAGGGGCAGGAAGACCACTTGAGATACAAGAATTTCCAATATTACCAATAGAAAGAGGTGGGGCACTTGTACAAATGCAGATGGCTGCGATTTGTGGAACGGATGTCCATGCGTCGCACTTGGATACAACTCCAGCTCCAACAATTTTCGGCCATGAAAACATAGGTATTTTAGCTGAAATTTCTCCTGAAATAAAAACTGATGTGCTAGGGCAGGATTTGAAAATAGGTGACCGTGTTATTTTTCGAGACGCACCATGTGGTCGTTGCTTCCAATGTTCTATGGGCGAGTCCTGCCAGCATTCGAAATCCTACGGTATGCTCAAATCTACCGAAGCTCCGCATTTACGTGGAGGATTCGGTCAATATTTACAGCTAGCAGCGACTCCATGGCTCTTAAGAGTTCCTGATGATTTAAGTAATGAACGCGCTTTGCTCAGTGTCATTGGCAACCATACGTGCCTTAATGGTATTGAGCGTATTGGCGGAATCAACTCTGCAGATACAGTTGTTGTTCAGGGCTCAGGCCCAATTGGCCTTGGTGCTTTAAATCAATCATTGATAGGAGGAGCGGCGAACGTGATTGTAATTGGGGCTCCAGAGTCCAGATTAGAGCTTTCAACTAGGCTAGGTGCAACGCAAACGGTGAGCCTATCTGAATATCCTACTCCTGAAAGTCGTGTAGAGCGTATAAAAGAACTGACACAAGGAAGAGGCGCTGATCTTGTAATCGAAGCGTCGGGGGGCCTTACTGCTTTTCAAGAAGGACTGGAGATGGTGCGCTTTGGAGGGCGTTATTTAGTTATTGGCCAATGGACAGACTATGGATTACTATCTGCAAATCCTGCATTATTAACTAGAAAGGTTATTAGAGTGCAAGGAGTCTTTTCTGCTGGACCTCGGCATATCATTAGGTCAATGCAGTCTATGAGATCGATAGTAAATCGTCCGGTGGAAGAGTTAATTACGCATCGTTACGAATTAAAAGGTGTAAATGAAGGCTTTGAAGCGCATGAAAAATTAGAAGCGATGGTTGCAGTGATTCTACCAAACGGAGAGCCTGCTAATTAA
- a CDS encoding amidohydrolase family protein, producing MSKNGYKVIDSDMHIMEPADLWQKYGEGKYKDLGPIGITSANVRDLRTTHADGSLWGSTSKGVAGNPNKPGGHNYEKNQLIYADHAARGWSSEVQLEAMDIEGLDMAVLFPTRGLHTLAEPHMDSDMAAALARAYNNWMYDFCEPNPDRLIGAAMISPFNMDDAVKEVQRAVKELGFKAVFMRSNQMTDKPWHDPFYDPLWSALEEHDIAIGFHESSSSGAPQVGQHFEPNFMLRRVFAQPVEQMMALGSFCGGGVLERHPNLRVAFLEANCAWAPWLLWRLDEAYERESDVFVPELTMSPTEYFKRQCWVSVEPDEEPAKYTIDWVGSDRMVFSTDYPHGDSKYPDAVSSFFNLGITDEEKRKILWDNCANLYKLAEVPAKVS from the coding sequence ATGAGTAAGAATGGTTATAAAGTTATAGACAGCGACATGCACATAATGGAGCCCGCTGACCTCTGGCAAAAATATGGTGAGGGTAAATATAAAGACTTAGGGCCTATTGGTATTACTTCTGCAAACGTACGCGATCTCCGGACTACCCACGCTGACGGCTCGCTTTGGGGCTCTACTTCAAAAGGTGTAGCCGGCAATCCTAACAAACCTGGTGGTCATAACTACGAAAAAAATCAATTGATCTACGCAGATCATGCCGCAAGAGGCTGGTCTTCGGAAGTTCAATTAGAGGCAATGGATATTGAAGGACTAGATATGGCGGTCCTCTTTCCCACACGTGGCTTACACACATTGGCTGAGCCTCATATGGATTCCGATATGGCTGCTGCACTGGCTAGGGCTTACAACAATTGGATGTATGATTTTTGTGAACCCAACCCTGACAGGCTTATCGGTGCGGCAATGATATCCCCCTTCAACATGGATGACGCAGTGAAAGAAGTTCAGCGCGCTGTCAAAGAGCTTGGTTTCAAAGCAGTCTTCATGAGATCTAATCAAATGACCGACAAGCCATGGCATGATCCATTTTATGACCCTCTTTGGAGTGCACTTGAAGAGCATGACATTGCAATTGGATTTCATGAGTCATCTTCATCTGGAGCCCCGCAAGTAGGGCAGCATTTTGAGCCTAATTTCATGCTTAGGCGTGTATTCGCTCAGCCCGTTGAGCAAATGATGGCTCTGGGTAGTTTTTGTGGTGGTGGAGTTCTAGAAAGGCATCCTAATTTACGAGTCGCGTTCTTGGAAGCAAATTGCGCATGGGCTCCATGGCTTTTGTGGAGGCTAGATGAAGCTTACGAGCGAGAATCCGATGTATTTGTTCCAGAGCTTACGATGTCCCCGACGGAATATTTCAAGAGGCAATGCTGGGTATCAGTTGAACCGGACGAAGAACCTGCCAAATATACCATTGACTGGGTCGGAAGTGATCGGATGGTGTTTTCTACTGATTACCCTCACGGTGACTCTAAATACCCTGATGCTGTATCTAGTTTCTTCAACTTAGGAATTACAGATGAGGAAAAACGGAAAATACTGTGGGATAACTGCGCTAATTTGTACAAATTAGCTGAAGTGCCGGCAAAAGTATCTTAA
- a CDS encoding amidohydrolase, translating into MATAVRTSVIDADTHLIETERTFEFLRDEDQHLKPLVLRYDSGDLHHEYWYMEGRAWRKDFNVGAEFPSEAREAADVDARLRHMDELGVDMHILYPTMFLRPLTKHSDTDYAISRAYNRWAADIWAKGKGRLRWAVIPPLMSMDKAIEELHFGKENGACAVFMRGVEGDMLLSEPYLFPLYEEASKLNMPIAVHAAAGNFGSLDLLDRGKGLATFKFPTIGAFSDIVLHAIPERFPDLRWTFIEVTSQWLPYVMNDIFLRGNRLVGRGFKDGAELMKEYQLYVGCQTIDDLDYVTSRVGDEHLIIGTDYGHADTTAEINALRKLRDDGKVGSSIADKILSDNPKRLYAL; encoded by the coding sequence ATGGCAACAGCAGTAAGAACTTCAGTAATTGATGCAGATACTCACCTCATTGAAACAGAACGAACTTTTGAATTTCTTCGCGATGAAGATCAGCACCTCAAGCCACTTGTCTTAAGGTATGACTCTGGTGACCTTCATCACGAGTATTGGTACATGGAAGGCAGGGCATGGCGTAAGGATTTTAACGTAGGCGCTGAGTTTCCCTCAGAAGCACGAGAAGCTGCCGACGTAGATGCTCGATTGCGGCACATGGATGAACTTGGAGTAGATATGCATATCCTCTACCCCACTATGTTTCTGCGACCCCTTACAAAGCACTCAGATACTGATTATGCAATAAGCAGAGCCTACAATCGTTGGGCTGCTGATATATGGGCTAAAGGAAAAGGCCGCCTTCGTTGGGCAGTAATACCGCCACTTATGTCAATGGACAAAGCAATTGAAGAGCTACATTTCGGAAAAGAAAATGGTGCTTGCGCTGTATTTATGAGAGGAGTGGAAGGAGATATGTTACTCTCAGAACCTTACCTCTTCCCGTTGTATGAAGAGGCCTCTAAATTAAACATGCCAATAGCTGTACATGCAGCGGCTGGAAACTTTGGATCATTGGATCTTCTAGACAGAGGTAAAGGCTTAGCAACGTTTAAGTTCCCTACAATTGGCGCATTTTCAGATATCGTGCTTCATGCAATTCCCGAGAGATTCCCTGACCTTCGATGGACTTTTATAGAAGTCACATCACAATGGCTCCCATATGTAATGAATGATATTTTCCTACGAGGAAATCGCTTAGTTGGCCGAGGGTTTAAAGATGGTGCCGAGCTGATGAAAGAATATCAACTTTATGTAGGCTGCCAAACCATAGATGATCTGGACTACGTCACAAGTAGAGTTGGCGATGAACATTTGATAATAGGTACCGACTATGGCCATGCTGATACCACTGCCGAAATTAATGCTCTTCGAAAATTAAGAGACGACGGCAAAGTAGGGTCAAGTATTGCCGACAAGATTCTGAGTGATAATCCGAAAAGACTATACGCACTGTAA
- a CDS encoding NAD(P)-dependent oxidoreductase has product MRVLITGAGLVGTSYAIEAMALGDQCLFFDSNPDPDYLKMRLGSVSSDDYVQGDLRDLPSLISVMQKFQPSVVVHTAGLIGSSVSNPVYTGLQINIQGTINVLEAARLCGVQKFVHISTFGVYDRRLEGSSPLAEDFPRGADNPYSASKIANEHLAEAYAAQFGMQLVIVRPANVYGFGHFRGGSGGGRMLQSIVEAGLDEKELLITAAQARSFEYIHSDDLGRIIHRTVVNDVVGAFNAGNGTILTFDDLLESIKAVLPNLKVSVESGLRQSFAQPMDLSRAKSILEWEPTVSMIDGFKKYVSDVIAARAKMQ; this is encoded by the coding sequence ATGAGAGTTTTAATTACTGGCGCAGGGCTGGTTGGTACTTCATATGCAATCGAAGCGATGGCTTTAGGCGATCAATGCCTATTCTTTGACTCAAACCCAGACCCGGATTACTTAAAGATGCGGCTCGGATCAGTCAGCTCTGATGACTACGTTCAAGGGGATTTAAGGGATTTGCCAAGCTTAATAAGCGTGATGCAAAAATTTCAACCCTCTGTAGTCGTGCATACTGCGGGACTGATCGGAAGCAGTGTTTCGAACCCCGTATACACTGGCCTTCAAATAAATATCCAGGGAACGATAAATGTGCTGGAGGCAGCACGGCTGTGTGGCGTTCAAAAATTCGTGCATATAAGCACATTCGGAGTGTATGACCGTCGGTTAGAAGGCAGTAGTCCCCTCGCAGAAGATTTTCCGAGAGGTGCGGATAATCCTTATTCAGCGTCTAAAATCGCAAATGAACATCTTGCAGAGGCATATGCTGCACAATTTGGCATGCAGCTAGTGATTGTTCGTCCTGCCAATGTATATGGATTTGGCCATTTTCGAGGCGGTTCTGGAGGCGGGCGGATGCTTCAAAGTATTGTCGAAGCAGGCCTTGATGAAAAGGAATTATTAATAACTGCTGCTCAGGCAAGATCGTTCGAGTACATACATTCTGATGACCTCGGGCGCATAATTCATCGCACAGTTGTAAATGATGTGGTAGGCGCGTTTAATGCAGGGAATGGAACAATTCTTACCTTTGATGATCTTCTGGAGTCAATCAAAGCAGTTTTACCCAACCTGAAAGTTTCGGTTGAGTCAGGGCTTCGGCAGTCATTTGCGCAGCCGATGGATTTGTCACGAGCCAAAAGCATATTGGAGTGGGAGCCAACAGTATCCATGATAGATGGCTTCAAAAAATATGTATCTGATGTAATTGCCGCAAGAGCTAAAATGCAGTAG
- a CDS encoding amidohydrolase — translation MEIVGVDSDGHVLDNRELVYKHLPESFKKREWWWTPRNTWDTTIEGQFGQPNVNSAEWLDALEKGNVSKTVLFPTRLLNINFVQEPELATALCIAYNTYLKENYLDVSSKFKGIALIPMQDVDQAVRELNRAVSELGMVSAMLPTHGPPVRPMLGDSYYYPIYEEAQRLGVPLCLHATVTNPSGPEVDPFERMIDSHTLIHPFGQMRQLTSMIFRGVFEDFPNLNIGSMEARASWVPFFMERLDEEWNWRGAAEAPKVTSLPSNYFRNGRIYVCCEPDEALLPTVMEFVGEDWFMYASDYPHPDSEFPESLEYLRNREDMDDIKKNKIIRENAIRFYGLDQSA, via the coding sequence ATGGAAATTGTTGGCGTTGACTCGGACGGGCATGTTTTGGACAACAGAGAGCTGGTATATAAACATTTGCCTGAATCCTTCAAGAAAAGAGAATGGTGGTGGACACCCCGAAACACTTGGGATACGACTATAGAAGGGCAATTTGGCCAGCCAAATGTTAATAGTGCCGAGTGGCTAGATGCACTGGAAAAAGGAAACGTATCAAAAACCGTACTTTTTCCAACCAGACTACTAAATATCAATTTTGTTCAAGAACCTGAGTTAGCAACTGCCCTATGTATTGCTTACAACACTTACCTTAAAGAAAATTACTTAGATGTGAGCTCAAAATTTAAAGGAATAGCTCTCATCCCGATGCAAGACGTTGACCAGGCTGTCCGTGAATTGAACAGGGCAGTCTCTGAGCTTGGTATGGTCTCTGCAATGCTACCAACCCATGGTCCACCGGTGCGACCCATGCTTGGTGATTCGTATTATTACCCCATCTACGAGGAAGCTCAAAGATTAGGAGTACCTCTCTGCCTACACGCTACTGTAACAAACCCTTCCGGCCCAGAAGTCGACCCTTTCGAAAGAATGATCGATTCGCATACTTTGATACACCCTTTTGGTCAAATGAGACAGCTTACAAGCATGATTTTCCGCGGAGTGTTTGAAGATTTTCCTAACCTTAATATTGGCTCTATGGAAGCACGGGCGAGTTGGGTTCCCTTTTTCATGGAACGCCTTGATGAAGAATGGAATTGGAGAGGTGCAGCGGAAGCACCCAAAGTAACTTCATTGCCTAGTAATTATTTTCGCAATGGAAGAATTTATGTTTGCTGTGAGCCTGATGAAGCCTTACTTCCTACTGTAATGGAATTTGTTGGTGAAGATTGGTTCATGTACGCAAGTGATTATCCGCATCCTGATAGTGAATTCCCGGAGTCTCTTGAATATTTACGCAATCGGGAAGACATGGATGATATCAAGAAAAATAAAATCATTAGAGAAAACGCTATCCGTTTCTATGGACTGGATCAAAGTGCTTAA
- a CDS encoding MFS transporter: MTTHRLYPYVVIGIAVLSHGGFALSGQGFTPFYPFIQDDFDLSRTQVGIITGTIFGAATITSTGFGWLIDHFGARLMSGLTMILSGAAVASMYFANSFTTVLIVAAIMGSLRPVGHPAGTKAILDWVSLRQRATAMSIKQAGNPLLAAAAAAIIPPIAIAYGWQVAAIALGGFISAGGVLILAIYRDKETAIERKKSGKPFLEGIKSVVTSRDLSLAMAFGFPLVGVQVATLTYFILYLNDDLGVSVIIGGTLLAILQMSSIVMRITWGVLSDTLGKGRRKPVLLVAGLSTIAVLTIVAFLPENTPYWGLVLVAIGLGATATSWVSLHSVLLSEIAKPSEVGTAIGYASTLSRSAIVITPPFFGWLSDIADYQTAWLAMVAGIVIALLFLGAVKERSQQNN; the protein is encoded by the coding sequence ATGACCACTCATCGGCTGTATCCATACGTAGTCATAGGCATAGCAGTACTCAGCCATGGGGGGTTTGCTCTTTCCGGGCAAGGATTCACTCCTTTTTACCCATTCATACAAGATGATTTTGATTTAAGCCGTACGCAAGTGGGCATTATCACAGGAACAATTTTTGGTGCAGCAACAATAACAAGCACAGGATTCGGATGGCTCATTGATCATTTTGGAGCCCGTCTCATGTCAGGTTTGACTATGATTTTGAGTGGAGCTGCAGTCGCATCAATGTACTTTGCAAACAGCTTCACAACAGTATTGATTGTAGCTGCAATCATGGGATCTTTAAGACCAGTTGGGCATCCAGCAGGTACAAAAGCAATTCTTGATTGGGTTTCACTTCGGCAAAGAGCGACGGCAATGAGTATTAAGCAAGCAGGTAATCCACTACTCGCCGCTGCTGCTGCTGCAATTATTCCTCCAATCGCCATCGCTTATGGCTGGCAAGTTGCAGCAATAGCATTGGGGGGATTCATTAGTGCGGGAGGGGTTTTAATTCTTGCCATATATCGCGATAAGGAAACTGCGATTGAAAGAAAAAAGTCTGGTAAGCCCTTTCTAGAAGGTATTAAATCCGTCGTTACGAGCAGGGACCTTTCGCTGGCTATGGCTTTTGGGTTTCCTCTCGTGGGAGTACAAGTTGCAACACTTACATACTTCATCCTATATCTGAATGATGATTTAGGAGTATCAGTGATTATAGGTGGAACTTTGCTTGCGATATTACAAATGAGCAGTATCGTGATGCGTATTACGTGGGGTGTATTAAGTGACACTCTTGGCAAGGGTCGAAGAAAGCCTGTATTACTAGTTGCGGGACTCTCAACCATAGCCGTTCTGACTATTGTTGCATTTTTACCAGAAAACACTCCTTACTGGGGGTTGGTGCTTGTGGCAATTGGCCTCGGAGCAACGGCAACATCCTGGGTTAGCCTGCATTCCGTATTGCTATCTGAAATAGCTAAGCCATCGGAAGTTGGAACTGCTATCGGGTATGCTTCCACGCTTTCGCGATCTGCGATCGTCATCACTCCCCCGTTTTTTGGATGGCTCTCTGACATAGCTGATTATCAAACGGCATGGTTGGCAATGGTTGCAGGTATAGTTATTGCATTGTTGTTCCTAGGTGCTGTAAAAGAAAGATCACAGCAAAATAACTAA
- a CDS encoding aromatic ring-hydroxylating dioxygenase subunit alpha — translation MLTAEQNDRLTRVGPGTPTGELMRRYWHPIAAVSQMNDRSTKPIKLLGEELILYKDNSGTYGLVDNYCPHRRMGMVYGIPTDDGIRCPYHGWMFNETGACLEQPYEATEAPDNKYKDKVKIKAYPLQVKAGLIFAYMGPSPAPLLPNWDVFAIDNVVRDIGYTELPCNWLQCQENSLDPVHSEWLHGEWGNYIATVMGTGKNLRPRYENERIGFDKFQYGIIKRRLVKGGGYEDPEWAQGHPIVFPYFLRQGGSGIAIDTWKNPDDTPGIARGVGPSFQIRVPIDDTHTGHWWVMCHPKANIGDPDQKHEDVPFFEPPLINLKKDGRVHFEILDSNSAQDVAAWATQGLIADRTQEHLGRSDKGVIMFRRMLEEQIRIVEDGGDPINTFRDPDTNAYLGMDTEHWSKRAELAGGQAFAFERQGMASKYSPIMNERGVSGGVDAKTRTQEASR, via the coding sequence ATGCTTACCGCTGAACAGAATGACAGGTTGACTAGAGTCGGGCCAGGCACACCTACCGGCGAATTAATGCGCCGCTACTGGCACCCTATCGCTGCTGTCTCTCAAATGAATGATCGATCCACAAAGCCAATTAAGCTACTTGGAGAGGAACTGATCCTTTACAAGGACAATTCAGGCACTTACGGCTTGGTTGATAATTATTGCCCTCACAGAAGAATGGGTATGGTCTATGGTATCCCTACTGATGATGGGATTCGCTGCCCTTACCACGGATGGATGTTCAACGAAACAGGAGCATGTTTAGAACAGCCATATGAGGCTACGGAAGCTCCAGACAATAAATACAAAGACAAAGTTAAAATCAAAGCCTACCCTCTCCAAGTGAAAGCAGGATTGATTTTTGCGTATATGGGACCAAGTCCTGCGCCATTACTTCCAAATTGGGATGTTTTCGCAATTGATAATGTTGTCCGTGATATCGGATATACAGAACTTCCCTGCAACTGGCTTCAATGCCAGGAAAATTCATTGGATCCTGTCCATTCAGAATGGCTTCATGGGGAATGGGGTAATTACATCGCAACTGTGATGGGCACTGGTAAAAACCTACGTCCTAGATACGAAAACGAGCGAATAGGTTTTGATAAATTCCAATATGGAATCATCAAGAGGCGGCTTGTCAAAGGTGGTGGCTACGAAGACCCTGAATGGGCTCAAGGTCATCCCATAGTATTCCCTTATTTTCTTAGGCAAGGTGGCAGCGGCATTGCCATCGATACGTGGAAAAACCCCGATGACACTCCTGGAATCGCACGGGGTGTCGGCCCATCGTTTCAAATTCGTGTTCCTATAGACGATACTCACACAGGCCACTGGTGGGTAATGTGTCACCCTAAGGCAAATATTGGTGATCCTGACCAAAAACATGAGGATGTTCCGTTTTTTGAGCCTCCATTAATTAATCTAAAGAAAGATGGACGGGTTCATTTCGAAATTCTCGATTCAAACAGTGCTCAGGATGTTGCTGCGTGGGCGACACAAGGTCTAATAGCAGACCGAACACAGGAACACCTAGGGAGGTCAGATAAAGGCGTGATCATGTTCCGTAGGATGCTAGAAGAGCAAATACGTATTGTTGAAGATGGCGGAGATCCTATAAACACATTCCGTGATCCGGATACTAATGCCTATCTTGGGATGGATACTGAGCATTGGTCAAAGAGAGCAGAGCTAGCAGGTGGTCAGGCATTTGCCTTTGAACGCCAAGGTATGGCAAGTAAATATAGCCCAATCATGAACGAACGCGGAGTTTCAGGTGGTGTTGATGCTAAGACTCGAACGCAGGAGGCATCGCGGTAA